The Pseudofrankia inefficax genome window below encodes:
- a CDS encoding antibiotic biosynthesis monooxygenase family protein encodes MARTEYDVEMTEGTGAGQPAADLPFRVMLTMHVHPGLEAEFERTWLEIGDQITSHPANLGQWLVRSADEPSTYYIMSDWVNERLFRAFEQTPGHLEHRKILHPLRASGSMVTGARLAFLPGAASAPAGSAANVTAGSAANVTAGSAATVTAGRGPAEPAAVAG; translated from the coding sequence GTGGCCCGCACCGAGTACGACGTCGAGATGACCGAGGGCACCGGCGCCGGGCAGCCCGCCGCCGACCTGCCGTTCCGGGTGATGCTCACGATGCACGTCCACCCGGGCCTGGAGGCCGAGTTCGAGCGGACCTGGCTGGAGATCGGCGACCAGATCACCAGCCACCCGGCGAACCTCGGCCAGTGGCTGGTCCGGTCGGCGGACGAGCCGAGCACCTACTACATCATGAGCGACTGGGTGAACGAGCGGCTGTTCCGCGCGTTCGAGCAGACCCCCGGTCACCTGGAGCACCGCAAGATCCTGCACCCGCTGCGGGCCAGCGGCTCGATGGTCACCGGCGCCCGGCTGGCCTTCCTGCCCGGCGCGGCGAGCGCCCCGGCCGGTTCTGCCGCGAATGTCACGGCCGGTTCTGCCGCGAATGTCACGGCCGGTTCTGCCGCGACTGTCACGGCCGGTCGCGGTCCTGCCGAGCCGGCGGCGGTCGCCGGATGA
- a CDS encoding SDR family NAD(P)-dependent oxidoreductase, protein MFADLAGKRALVTGGTRGIGRATALGLARAGAHVVVSHSQESEAADSLRRELKETGGNHLVMIADAKDPAALAALLEATGTHLGGLDIVVNNVGTINHVPYDQLSFEDWSSVLMTNLTATHLVTQGALPLLGDSGSVINVGSGAGVVGVPNRAHYTAAKTGLIGLTRSLCKELGAKGIRVNLVTPGVTETDHAAGMPDGVRAMYTTRIPLGRLGNPEEIANVVLFLASDVSSYVNGANFAADGGI, encoded by the coding sequence ATGTTCGCTGACCTGGCCGGCAAGCGTGCGCTGGTGACCGGTGGCACGCGCGGGATCGGCCGCGCGACCGCCCTCGGCCTGGCCCGCGCCGGCGCCCACGTCGTCGTCAGCCACTCCCAGGAGAGCGAGGCGGCGGACAGCCTGCGCCGCGAGCTGAAGGAGACCGGCGGCAACCACCTGGTGATGATCGCCGACGCCAAGGACCCGGCGGCCCTCGCGGCACTGCTCGAGGCCACCGGGACACACCTCGGCGGCCTCGACATCGTCGTGAACAACGTCGGCACGATCAACCACGTCCCCTACGACCAGCTGTCGTTCGAGGACTGGAGCTCGGTCCTCATGACGAACCTGACCGCCACCCACCTGGTCACCCAGGGCGCGCTGCCGCTGCTGGGCGACTCCGGCTCGGTCATCAACGTCGGCTCCGGCGCGGGCGTCGTCGGCGTGCCGAACCGCGCGCACTACACGGCGGCCAAGACCGGCCTGATCGGCCTGACCCGGTCGCTGTGCAAGGAGCTCGGCGCCAAGGGCATCCGGGTCAACCTGGTCACCCCGGGGGTCACGGAGACCGACCACGCGGCCGGCATGCCGGACGGCGTCCGCGCCATGTACACCACCCGCATCCCGCTCGGCCGCCTCGGCAACCCCGAGGAGATCGCCAACGTGGTGCTCTTCCTCGCCAGCGACGTCTCCAGCTACGTCAACGGCGCCAACTTCGCGGCCGACGGAGGGATCTGA
- a CDS encoding beta-ketoacyl synthase N-terminal-like domain-containing protein: protein MSTATTVTTATRVTTATRPAPDLTARHSPVTRPVVTGLGVVAPSGIGVEEHWAATLRGDLAITPISRFDASGYAARIAGQVPDFDPNRYLDNRFIVQTDRWTWFGMAASRLALDDAGYDPSSRDAYDTSVVFGAGSGGNDFGQRELSRLHTRGRGAVSVYQSIAWFYAATTGQTSIRHGLKGPSGVVVADGTGGVDSLAAARRTIRRGTASVLAGAAESGLTPYALTCHLSSGRVSTAARAQAAYKPFDVRANGYLPGEGGATLLVEHPAAAAERGAAKIYGEIAGYAATHDAYHHSQAAPSPLWLAVAMRRALADAGVEAGEVDVVFADGAGSRDLDALEAAALRDVFGAGAVPVTAPQGLIGRLCAGGSALSTATALLALRDGVLPAVGNLDEPDPAYGLDLVREPRPCAARVAMVVARGFGGFNSVLVLRRPA from the coding sequence GTGAGCACGGCGACCACAGTGACCACGGCGACCAGGGTGACTACAGCGACCAGGCCGGCACCCGACCTGACGGCGCGGCACTCGCCGGTGACCAGGCCGGTCGTCACCGGCCTCGGGGTGGTCGCGCCGAGCGGGATCGGCGTCGAGGAGCACTGGGCGGCCACGCTGCGCGGCGACCTCGCGATCACGCCGATCAGCCGGTTCGACGCCTCCGGGTACGCCGCCCGGATCGCCGGGCAGGTCCCCGACTTCGACCCGAACCGCTACCTCGACAACCGGTTCATCGTGCAGACGGACCGCTGGACCTGGTTCGGCATGGCGGCCAGCCGGCTGGCGCTCGACGACGCCGGCTACGACCCGTCCAGCCGGGACGCCTACGACACGTCGGTCGTCTTCGGCGCCGGGTCCGGCGGCAACGACTTCGGCCAGCGGGAGCTGTCCCGGCTGCACACCCGGGGCCGCGGCGCGGTCAGCGTCTACCAGTCGATCGCCTGGTTCTACGCCGCGACCACCGGCCAGACCTCGATCCGCCACGGGCTCAAGGGCCCGTCGGGAGTCGTCGTCGCGGACGGCACCGGCGGCGTCGACAGCCTCGCCGCGGCGCGGCGCACGATCCGGCGCGGCACCGCCAGCGTCCTCGCCGGCGCCGCCGAGTCCGGCCTCACCCCCTACGCGCTGACCTGCCACCTGTCCAGCGGGCGGGTCAGCACGGCCGCTCGGGCCCAGGCCGCCTACAAGCCGTTCGACGTCCGGGCGAACGGCTACCTGCCCGGTGAGGGCGGCGCGACGCTGCTCGTCGAGCACCCGGCGGCGGCGGCCGAGCGCGGCGCGGCCAAGATCTACGGCGAGATCGCCGGCTACGCCGCCACCCACGACGCCTACCACCACAGCCAGGCCGCGCCGAGCCCGCTCTGGCTGGCCGTAGCGATGCGCCGGGCCCTCGCGGACGCCGGCGTCGAGGCCGGCGAGGTCGACGTCGTCTTCGCCGACGGCGCCGGCTCGCGGGACCTCGACGCGCTGGAGGCCGCGGCACTGCGCGACGTGTTCGGCGCCGGCGCGGTCCCGGTGACGGCCCCCCAGGGCCTGATCGGCCGGCTGTGCGCCGGCGGGTCCGCGCTCTCGACCGCCACGGCGCTGCTCGCGCTGCGCGACGGGGTGCTGCCCGCCGTCGGCAACCTCGACGAGCCGGACCCGGCCTACGGCCTGGACCTGGTCCGCGAGCCGCGGCCGTGCGCCGCCCGGGTGGCGATGGTCGTCGCCCGCGGCTTCGGCGGCTTCAACAGCGTGCTCGTCCTGCGCCGGCCGGCGTGA
- a CDS encoding beta-ketoacyl-[acyl-carrier-protein] synthase family protein yields the protein MSRRRTAVTGVGVVAPGGTSRKEFWSLITEGRTATRRLSFFDPTPFRSQVAAECDFDPLAAGLTPREIARNDRFVQFALVAAAEAVADAGLELGGPTGGPATGAAPDPDGPVVGVSLGSAVGATTRLENEYVAVSDGGRHWEVDPRYASQFLYHALVPSCLATEVATRFGAHGPAFVVSTGCTSGIDALGYAHQLIVDGEADIMIAGASDAPLSPISIACFDAIRATSARNDDPEHASRPFDATRDGFVMGEGSAVLVLEEYERAVARGAHIYAEVGGYASRSNAFHMTGLRPDGLEMAEAIRLALDEARVDPSAVDYVNAHGSGTKQNDRHETAAFKRSLGAHAYQVPVSSLKSMVGHSLGAIGSIEVAACALTIEHDVVPPTANYSKPDPECDLDYVPNVARDHKVDVALSVGSGFGGFQSAIVLTAPRKAA from the coding sequence ATGAGCCGTAGACGCACGGCCGTCACCGGCGTCGGCGTGGTGGCTCCCGGCGGCACCAGCCGCAAGGAGTTCTGGTCGTTGATCACCGAGGGGCGGACCGCGACCCGGCGGCTGTCCTTCTTCGACCCGACCCCGTTTCGCTCCCAGGTCGCGGCCGAGTGCGACTTCGACCCGCTGGCCGCCGGCCTGACCCCCCGCGAGATCGCCCGCAACGACAGGTTCGTCCAGTTCGCCCTCGTCGCGGCCGCCGAGGCGGTCGCCGACGCCGGCCTGGAGCTGGGCGGGCCGACCGGCGGCCCGGCCACCGGGGCGGCGCCGGACCCGGACGGACCGGTGGTCGGGGTCAGCCTCGGCAGCGCCGTCGGCGCCACCACCCGGCTGGAGAACGAGTACGTCGCGGTCTCCGACGGTGGCCGGCACTGGGAGGTCGACCCCCGCTACGCCAGCCAGTTCCTGTACCACGCGCTGGTCCCGAGCTGCCTGGCGACGGAGGTGGCGACCCGGTTCGGCGCCCACGGGCCCGCGTTCGTCGTCTCGACCGGCTGCACCTCGGGCATCGACGCCCTCGGGTACGCCCACCAGCTCATCGTCGACGGCGAGGCCGACATCATGATCGCCGGCGCCTCCGACGCGCCGCTGTCGCCGATCTCGATCGCCTGCTTCGACGCGATCCGGGCGACCTCCGCCCGCAACGACGACCCGGAGCACGCGTCGCGGCCGTTCGACGCGACCCGCGACGGCTTCGTCATGGGCGAGGGCTCCGCGGTCCTGGTCCTGGAGGAGTACGAGCGGGCCGTCGCCCGGGGCGCGCACATCTACGCCGAGGTCGGCGGGTACGCGTCGCGCTCCAACGCCTTCCACATGACGGGCCTGCGCCCCGACGGGCTGGAGATGGCCGAGGCGATCCGGCTCGCCCTCGACGAGGCCCGGGTCGACCCGTCGGCGGTCGACTACGTCAACGCGCACGGCTCCGGCACCAAGCAGAACGACCGGCATGAGACGGCCGCCTTCAAGCGCTCGCTCGGCGCGCACGCCTACCAGGTGCCGGTCAGCTCGCTGAAGTCGATGGTCGGGCACTCGCTCGGCGCGATCGGCTCCATCGAGGTCGCCGCCTGCGCGCTGACCATCGAGCACGACGTCGTCCCGCCGACGGCGAACTACTCGAAACCCGACCCCGAATGCGACCTCGACTACGTGCCGAACGTCGCCCGGGACCACAAGGTCGACGTCGCGCTGTCGGTCGGCAGCGGCTTCGGCGGCTTCCAGTCGGCGATCGTGCTGACGGCTCCGCGGAAAGCCGCATGA
- a CDS encoding cupin domain-containing protein, with product MTAGAAPAAPKIVSIHDVAANRRRGGDIRTILSPLTVGAKAGFMGTLTLAPGEIVTEHWHPYSEEFLFCVRGEVTARFNGEEHWLPAESGVLIPVGTRHRLVNNGAETAFFVFCSGPLAPRPDLGHVDTEELSPAQAAAPHTPVGTT from the coding sequence ATGACCGCCGGGGCCGCGCCCGCGGCGCCGAAGATCGTCTCCATCCACGACGTCGCGGCCAACCGCCGGCGGGGCGGCGACATCCGCACGATCCTCTCGCCGCTGACCGTCGGCGCGAAGGCGGGCTTCATGGGCACGCTGACGCTCGCCCCCGGCGAGATCGTGACCGAGCACTGGCACCCGTACTCGGAGGAGTTCCTCTTCTGCGTGCGCGGAGAGGTCACCGCCCGGTTCAACGGCGAGGAGCACTGGCTGCCCGCCGAGAGCGGGGTGCTGATCCCCGTCGGCACCCGCCACCGGCTGGTCAACAACGGCGCCGAGACGGCCTTCTTCGTCTTCTGCTCCGGCCCGCTCGCGCCCCGGCCCGACCTGGGCCACGTGGACACCGAGGAGCTCTCCCCGGCCCAGGCGGCGGCACCTCATACACCGGTCGGTACGACATGA
- a CDS encoding SRPBCC family protein — translation MNGHTDNSIYIDADLESVFRLTNDLATWPQLFTEYASVEILEARDNTFKFRLTMHPDENGQVWSWVSERTVDPVNHRVRAYRVETGPFEFMHIEWTYLAEGTGTRMRWVQDFRMKPTAPVDTAGMVVRINTNTPREQAIIKEKVEKLAAAAALAAGTAR, via the coding sequence GTGAACGGGCACACCGACAACTCGATCTACATCGACGCCGACCTCGAATCCGTCTTCAGGCTCACCAACGACCTCGCCACCTGGCCACAGCTGTTCACCGAGTACGCCTCGGTGGAGATTCTCGAGGCCCGCGACAACACCTTCAAGTTCCGCCTGACGATGCATCCCGACGAGAACGGCCAGGTGTGGAGCTGGGTCTCCGAGCGCACCGTCGACCCGGTGAACCACCGGGTCCGCGCCTACCGCGTCGAGACCGGCCCCTTCGAGTTCATGCACATCGAGTGGACCTACCTGGCGGAGGGCACGGGCACCCGTATGCGCTGGGTCCAGGACTTCCGTATGAAGCCCACCGCGCCGGTCGACACCGCGGGCATGGTGGTGCGCATCAACACGAACACCCCGCGCGAGCAGGCAATCATCAAGGAAAAGGTCGAGAAGCTGGCCGCCGCGGCCGCGCTCGCCGCCGGGACCGCCCGATGA
- a CDS encoding acyl carrier protein has protein sequence MPQQWDSAALFEFLVTRAGLPEDDLPATLDVTFEDIGLDSLAYLQLQSEVAESIGVELPADPPPGYTLADILAAVNPELAA, from the coding sequence ATGCCCCAGCAGTGGGACTCCGCCGCCCTCTTTGAATTCCTCGTCACGCGGGCCGGGCTTCCCGAGGACGACCTGCCGGCCACGCTCGACGTCACGTTCGAGGACATCGGACTGGACTCGCTGGCCTACCTTCAACTGCAGTCGGAGGTCGCCGAGTCGATCGGTGTGGAACTGCCGGCCGACCCGCCGCCCGGCTACACCCTCGCCGACATCCTCGCCGCCGTGAATCCCGAACTGGCCGCCTGA
- a CDS encoding TcmI family type II polyketide cyclase, with protein sequence MSHRTLIVARMNPSDEEAVAQIFGESDAGELPHLVGVSRRELFAFHGLYFHLIEAENSINAPLANVREHPLFVDVNTKLESYITAYDPATWQGPRDAMARSFYTWTAPPAG encoded by the coding sequence GTGAGCCACCGGACGCTGATCGTGGCCCGGATGAACCCGTCGGACGAGGAAGCAGTCGCCCAGATTTTCGGTGAGTCCGACGCCGGTGAACTGCCGCACCTCGTCGGGGTGTCGCGTCGGGAGCTGTTCGCCTTCCACGGTCTGTACTTCCACCTCATCGAGGCGGAGAACAGCATCAATGCGCCGCTGGCGAATGTTCGCGAACACCCGCTGTTCGTCGACGTCAACACCAAGCTCGAGAGCTACATCACCGCCTACGACCCCGCGACCTGGCAGGGCCCGCGCGACGCGATGGCCCGTAGCTTCTACACCTGGACGGCGCCGCCGGCCGGCTGA
- a CDS encoding LuxR C-terminal-related transcriptional regulator yields the protein MLDLLGLDDVTQAAYRLWLRDEDLDIQAVSDSLGQPTALVAAARDRLITLSLLVPDVNRPGHLLAVHPEAPLAQLIQDRHEQLIRQHEHLVRAHAQVGTLVTEFMASRSMLASGETDLLRPTTTEGLRVELSAMIAGARHEVLSVRTRTTLSAIAAELLPLELEALRRGVAVRTVVARPRAGLAWVLPRLEHLADIVAAGAEIRLADDPSLDITVVDRRVGVVRFASLPGGGALVIRTPDVALLAGAMFDQMWGNADPLGRAEARQVEPVVDDDRADNWLAATLPAHGLTERATNGAAPAANGSARAAADDPGAVEPCVEAAGPDQPAADDATEQALSAAELLLLALLADGLKDEAVARALGVSVRTVRRMVAELMHRLDARSRFQAALLAQRKGWL from the coding sequence GTGCTAGATCTGCTGGGCCTGGACGACGTGACCCAAGCCGCCTATCGGCTGTGGCTGCGCGACGAGGACCTCGACATCCAGGCAGTCAGCGACAGCCTCGGCCAGCCGACGGCGCTGGTCGCGGCCGCTCGCGACCGGCTGATCACCCTGTCCCTGCTCGTGCCGGACGTCAACCGGCCCGGTCACCTGCTGGCCGTCCACCCCGAGGCGCCACTGGCGCAGCTCATCCAGGACCGGCACGAGCAGCTGATCCGCCAGCACGAGCACCTCGTCCGGGCGCACGCCCAGGTGGGCACCCTGGTCACCGAGTTCATGGCCAGCCGCTCGATGCTCGCGAGTGGCGAGACTGACCTGTTGCGGCCAACCACGACGGAGGGCCTGCGCGTCGAGCTCTCCGCGATGATCGCCGGCGCCCGGCACGAGGTGCTCTCGGTCCGCACCCGCACGACGCTGTCCGCGATCGCCGCCGAACTGCTCCCGCTGGAGCTGGAGGCGCTGCGCCGGGGCGTCGCGGTGCGGACCGTCGTGGCCCGGCCGCGGGCCGGGCTCGCCTGGGTGCTGCCCCGCCTGGAGCACCTGGCCGACATCGTCGCGGCCGGCGCCGAGATCCGGCTCGCCGACGACCCGTCGCTCGACATCACGGTCGTCGACCGCAGGGTCGGCGTGGTCCGGTTCGCGTCGCTGCCGGGCGGTGGCGCGCTGGTGATCCGCACCCCGGACGTCGCCCTGCTCGCTGGCGCGATGTTCGACCAGATGTGGGGGAACGCCGACCCCCTCGGCCGGGCCGAGGCGCGGCAGGTCGAGCCGGTGGTGGACGACGACCGGGCCGACAACTGGCTGGCCGCGACCCTCCCGGCCCACGGGCTCACCGAGCGGGCCACCAACGGAGCGGCCCCCGCGGCCAACGGGTCGGCCCGGGCGGCCGCGGACGATCCCGGGGCCGTCGAGCCGTGCGTCGAGGCCGCCGGCCCCGACCAGCCGGCCGCCGACGACGCGACGGAGCAGGCGCTCTCGGCCGCGGAGCTGCTGCTGCTGGCGCTGCTCGCCGACGGGCTCAAGGACGAGGCGGTGGCCAGGGCGCTGGGGGTCTCGGTGCGCACGGTCCGCCGGATGGTCGCGGAGCTGATGCACCGGCTCGACGCGCGCAGCCGGTTCCAGGCGGCCCTGCTGGCCCAGCGGAAGGGTTGGTTGTAG
- a CDS encoding GTP-binding protein, with the protein MDYRPSNARAPRNDGAPSPSPVKIIIAGGFGVGKTTFVGSVSEITPLTTEAAMTSASIGIDDTSAVGGKTTTTVAMDFGRISLLDSVILYLFGTPGQDRFWFMWDELVLGAIGAVVLVDTRRLADSFPAIDYFEERDIPFLIALNQFDGAKRYEVADVRKALDLESNRPVVMCDARRRESVRQTLVALVRHALDVVASENREHDLAGT; encoded by the coding sequence ATGGACTACAGGCCCTCTAACGCGAGGGCGCCGAGGAATGACGGCGCCCCATCCCCGAGTCCGGTAAAGATCATCATTGCCGGTGGGTTCGGGGTGGGCAAGACAACCTTCGTGGGCTCCGTCAGCGAGATCACCCCGCTGACGACGGAGGCGGCGATGACCTCCGCCAGCATCGGCATCGACGACACGTCGGCCGTGGGCGGCAAGACCACCACCACCGTGGCCATGGACTTCGGCCGGATCAGCCTGCTCGACAGCGTCATCCTCTACCTGTTCGGCACGCCGGGGCAGGACCGCTTCTGGTTCATGTGGGACGAGCTGGTGCTCGGCGCGATCGGCGCCGTGGTGCTGGTCGACACCCGCAGGCTGGCGGACTCCTTCCCCGCGATCGACTATTTCGAGGAGCGGGACATCCCGTTCCTGATCGCGCTGAACCAGTTCGACGGCGCCAAGCGGTACGAGGTCGCCGACGTGCGCAAGGCCCTCGACCTCGAGTCGAACCGGCCGGTCGTGATGTGCGACGCCCGGCGGCGCGAGTCCGTCCGCCAGACGCTGGTCGCCCTCGTGCGGCACGCGCTGGACGTGGTCGCGTCGGAGAACCGGGAGCACGACCTCGCGGGCACCTGA
- a CDS encoding roadblock/LC7 domain-containing protein: MSPVGPSENMSWLLNNLVKKVPEVTYAIALSSDGLLLATSAGMDRATADQLAAVASGFNSLARGAGRFFGGGSVRQTIVEMEQGFLFVTAVGDGACMAILSSPGADIGLIAYEMALLVTRVGEFLTPELRAEMQAALPI, from the coding sequence ATGAGCCCGGTTGGGCCGTCCGAGAACATGAGCTGGCTGCTCAACAACCTCGTGAAGAAGGTGCCTGAGGTCACCTACGCGATCGCGCTTTCCTCGGACGGTCTGCTTCTCGCCACGTCGGCGGGAATGGACCGGGCAACGGCGGACCAGCTGGCCGCCGTCGCGTCGGGCTTCAACAGCCTGGCCCGCGGCGCGGGGCGTTTCTTCGGTGGGGGGAGCGTCAGGCAGACCATCGTCGAGATGGAGCAGGGCTTCCTGTTCGTCACGGCCGTCGGTGACGGGGCCTGCATGGCGATCCTGTCGAGCCCCGGCGCGGATATCGGTCTGATCGCCTACGAGATGGCCCTCCTGGTCACCCGGGTGGGCGAGTTCCTCACGCCGGAGCTGCGTGCCGAGATGCAGGCCGCTCTGCCCATCTGA
- a CDS encoding sensor histidine kinase: MLQNWPIRTKLVVILIVPLVALAVLSAIQVRGNVNRVQEAQRTKALAAFSVEVNGLINDIQNERLGSHTRTASNYLGPPAVMDAARPKVDATLKAFRISEAKLPGSARGALGGLLTNVDGMLGKLKAHREAIDKKKMDLNGDVAYWDPLVSALLGLDGVVATGSKDTSIVYGVGALVAISQAKEALSQQTGGINRVFFLNDSSALDQTRIEVGQEQAWLDEYSAAATPAQQQYLTDAVGLPTNPNSLIERVGSMRDDILTAKQGGQTPNVAVGDWTTASQLMIAKMHDVETQVSEDLIATSGQISSKAVKDSLVSSLAVALILLLSVLISLLVASPMIRQLRRLREGALEVANHRLPEVVERLHKGEPVDLDAEHFPVPATTRDEIGQLAEAFGTVHEVAVRTAVEQAAMRKSIGDTFLNLARRSQALIHRQLKVIDALERKETDPDELEELFRLDHLATLMRRHAEDLIVLSGSKPARGWRRPVPIKDVIRGAVAEVEDYTRVKVLPVGGGAISGHAVGDVIHMLAELIENATSFSPPHTPVHVTGHEVSNGFAIEIEDRGLGMNSSEFKAINDRLENPPPFDLTTSERLGLFVVGRLAERHSIKVRLRTSPYGGTMAIVLIPGPLLRVADGDTPIDAVPGTPAGHDDAREFAAVGGRPVASDTEPLDFSAPMLALPPGAPLGGGLADEIDPPTTGFGTRSGPPSGTLALPAAAGTLSPDDLPAPPRMTDPAPPIPPMALEDTGPRAMFGVTPPRPGDDEPLLDDLPVFATVRSSWFIADRPRRQIAGPATGDDPLLGPSAPGPAAAPPYSSPTTAYSAPVTPPQNPLSGSPESRFGVDLPSRTSPRHQQPGAGAPPARPEPFGPVTPAAGYAPGGPARPRPAQAAPAPTTEVGLPRRMRRANLAPELRRDGPQPVRPPSVVAGPRSPEEIRSMMSSFQSNFGRGLADGQGSSDGDDQRKVT, translated from the coding sequence ATGCTCCAGAACTGGCCCATCCGAACGAAGCTGGTGGTAATTCTCATCGTCCCCTTGGTCGCCCTTGCCGTGCTCAGCGCGATACAGGTGCGGGGGAACGTCAACCGAGTGCAGGAAGCGCAGCGGACCAAGGCGCTGGCCGCGTTCTCGGTTGAGGTGAACGGCCTGATCAACGACATCCAGAACGAGCGCCTCGGCTCGCACACCCGCACGGCGTCCAACTATCTCGGCCCGCCCGCGGTCATGGACGCGGCCCGCCCCAAGGTCGACGCGACGCTGAAGGCCTTCCGGATCAGCGAGGCGAAGCTGCCGGGCAGCGCTCGCGGCGCGCTCGGTGGCCTGCTGACCAACGTCGACGGCATGCTCGGCAAGCTCAAGGCGCACCGGGAAGCGATCGACAAGAAGAAGATGGACCTGAACGGCGACGTGGCCTACTGGGACCCGCTGGTCTCGGCGCTGCTCGGTCTGGACGGCGTGGTCGCGACGGGCAGCAAGGACACGTCCATCGTCTACGGCGTGGGCGCGCTGGTCGCGATCAGCCAGGCCAAGGAAGCGCTCTCCCAGCAGACCGGTGGCATCAACCGGGTCTTCTTCCTCAACGACTCCAGCGCGCTGGACCAGACCCGGATCGAGGTCGGCCAGGAGCAGGCGTGGCTGGACGAGTACTCGGCGGCGGCGACCCCGGCGCAGCAGCAGTACCTGACGGACGCGGTCGGTCTGCCGACGAACCCGAACTCGCTCATCGAACGGGTCGGCTCGATGCGCGACGACATCCTGACCGCCAAGCAGGGCGGGCAGACGCCGAACGTCGCCGTCGGTGACTGGACGACGGCCTCGCAGTTGATGATCGCGAAGATGCACGACGTCGAGACCCAGGTCTCCGAGGACCTGATCGCCACGTCCGGCCAGATCTCCAGCAAGGCCGTCAAGGACTCGCTGGTCTCCAGCCTCGCGGTCGCGCTCATCCTGCTGCTGTCGGTCCTGATCTCGCTGCTGGTCGCCAGCCCCATGATCCGCCAGCTGCGCCGGCTGCGCGAAGGCGCGCTCGAGGTCGCGAACCACCGGCTGCCCGAGGTCGTCGAGCGGCTGCACAAGGGCGAGCCCGTCGACCTCGACGCCGAGCACTTCCCGGTCCCCGCGACCACCCGCGACGAGATCGGCCAGCTCGCCGAGGCGTTCGGCACGGTGCACGAGGTCGCCGTGCGCACCGCGGTCGAGCAGGCCGCGATGCGCAAGAGCATCGGGGACACGTTCCTGAACCTCGCCCGCCGCAGCCAGGCGCTGATCCACCGCCAGCTGAAGGTCATCGACGCGCTGGAGCGCAAGGAGACCGACCCGGACGAGCTCGAGGAGCTCTTCCGCCTCGACCACCTGGCGACCCTTATGCGCCGGCACGCCGAGGACCTCATCGTGCTGTCGGGCTCCAAGCCAGCCCGTGGCTGGCGCCGGCCCGTCCCGATCAAGGATGTCATCCGCGGCGCCGTCGCGGAGGTCGAGGACTACACCCGGGTCAAGGTGCTGCCGGTCGGCGGCGGCGCGATCAGCGGCCACGCCGTCGGTGACGTGATCCACATGCTCGCCGAGCTGATCGAGAACGCCACCTCCTTCTCCCCGCCGCACACCCCGGTGCACGTGACCGGCCACGAGGTCTCGAACGGCTTCGCGATCGAGATCGAGGACCGCGGCCTGGGCATGAACTCGTCCGAGTTCAAGGCCATCAACGACCGGCTGGAGAACCCGCCGCCGTTCGACCTGACCACCTCCGAGCGGCTCGGCCTGTTCGTCGTCGGCCGGCTGGCCGAGCGGCACAGCATCAAGGTCCGGCTGCGGACCTCGCCGTACGGCGGCACGATGGCGATCGTCCTGATCCCGGGCCCGCTGCTGCGGGTGGCCGACGGCGACACCCCGATCGACGCGGTGCCGGGCACGCCGGCCGGCCACGACGACGCCCGCGAGTTCGCCGCGGTCGGCGGCCGGCCGGTCGCCTCCGACACCGAGCCGCTCGACTTCAGCGCGCCGATGCTGGCCCTGCCGCCGGGCGCCCCGCTGGGTGGCGGCCTGGCCGACGAGATCGACCCGCCGACGACCGGCTTCGGCACCCGCTCGGGCCCGCCGTCGGGGACGCTCGCGCTGCCGGCCGCGGCGGGCACCCTGTCGCCGGACGACCTCCCGGCCCCGCCGCGGATGACCGACCCTGCCCCGCCGATCCCGCCGATGGCCCTGGAGGACACCGGGCCCCGGGCCATGTTCGGGGTGACGCCGCCCCGCCCGGGTGACGACGAGCCGCTGCTCGACGACCTGCCGGTGTTCGCCACCGTCCGGTCGAGCTGGTTCATCGCGGACCGGCCGCGCCGGCAGATCGCCGGCCCGGCCACCGGTGACGACCCGTTGCTGGGTCCCTCGGCCCCTGGCCCGGCCGCCGCGCCGCCCTATTCCTCTCCGACCACCGCCTACAGCGCGCCCGTGACCCCGCCGCAGAACCCCCTGAGCGGCTCGCCCGAGTCGCGGTTCGGCGTGGACCTGCCCAGCCGGACCTCGCCGCGTCACCAGCAGCCGGGCGCCGGCGCCCCACCGGCGCGGCCCGAACCGTTCGGGCCGGTCACCCCGGCCGCCGGCTACGCGCCCGGCGGCCCAGCCCGCCCGCGGCCGGCCCAGGCCGCACCGGCGCCGACGACCGAGGTCGGCCTGCCGCGCCGGATGCGGCGGGCCAACCTCGCGCCCGAGCTGCGCCGGGACGGCCCGCAGCCGGTCCGGCCGCCGTCGGTCGTGGCCGGGCCCCGTTCTCCGGAGGAGATCCGGTCGATGATGTCGTCCTTCCAGTCCAACTTCGGTCGGGGCCTGGCGGACGGACAGGGTTCCAGTGACGGTGACGATCAGAGGAAGGTGACCTGA